The Methylomonas sp. UP202 DNA window GGTGTTGAGTTCCATCGTCGACATCACCGCCCGCAAACGCCTGGAACATCGATTTCGGCAGGCGGTCGAATCCGCGCCCAATGCCATCGTCATGGTCAACGAGTCCGGCACGATTTTGATGGTCAACGCGCAAACCGAGACCTCGTTCGGTTACTCGCGCACCGAGTTGCTGGGGCAGCCGGTCGAGGTATTGGTTCCGGAACGCTTTCGCGGCGGACACGTCGCCGCTCGCCAGGCCTATCTGGCCGATCCGGTATCGCGGCCGATGGGCGAGGGCCGGGATTTGTTCGGCTTGCGCAAGGACGGCAGCGAATTTCCGGTCGAAATCGGCTTGGGGCTGATCGATGACGAGAACGGCACCATCGTCCTCAGCTCCATCGTCGATATTACCGAGCGCAAAAACGCCCACGACCGCTTGCGCCAAGCGCTGACCGAAAAAGAAGTGTTGTTGAAGGAGGTCTACCATCGGGTCAAGAACAACCTACAGGTGGTTTCCAGTCTGATCAATCTGCAAGCCGCCAGCGTGACCAACGCGGAAACCGCCGACCTGCTCCAGCAAAGCGCCGACCGGATCAAGGCCATGGCGCTACTGCACGAGAAGCTGTACCAATCGAAGGACTTGGCGAAAATCGATTTCAACGAATACATTCGCAGTTTGGTCGATCACTTGTTATTCGGTTACGGCGCGCATGCGGGCAACATCGCGATCGAAATGGCCATCGACAATGTGTTTCTCGGCGTGGATACCGCGATTCCCTGCGGCCTGATCATCAACGAATTGCTGTCCAACGCGCTCAAGCACGCGTTTCCCGGCCATCGCGCCGGCCAAGTTCGCATCGCTTTCAGCCTGCGGCTGGGCGAATACTGCCTGACGATCGCCGACGACGGCGTCGGTCTTCCCGAGGCGCTGGACTTTAAAAACACCGGCTCGCTGGGCTTGCAATTGGTGGATACCTTAACCCATCAATTGCTCGGCGGGATGGACTTGAACCGGACCGCGGGCACGGCGTTCACGCTGCGTTTTCCGGAAAATCCGCAATAACCCGATAACGAGGGGGCGACGATGCAAGCCAGCAAAATCCTGATTGTCGAAGACGAAGGCATCATCGCGATGGATATCCGCAGACAGTTGGAAGGCTTCGGCTACCAGGTGGTGGCGACGGCGTTTTCCGGCGGCCAGGCGATCACGTTGGCCAACCAGCATAAGCCGGACTTGGTGATGATGGACATCGTGTTGAAGGGCGAGATGGACGGCATTAGCGCCGCGCAGGCCATTGTCGAATCGTTGCGGATTCCGGTGATTTTTCTGACGGCTTACAGCGATTCCGCGACACTGGCGCGGGCGAAAGCCACCGGCGCCTACGGCTATTTGATCAAGCCGTTCCGGCCGGACGAACTGCATGCTTCCATCGAAGTGGCTTTGTACAAGCACCAATTGGAACGCAAACTTAAGGAGAGCGAGCAGTGGTTCGGTAAAACCCTACGCTGCATTAGCGATGCCGTCATCGCCACCGATACCGACAGTAGGGTCCGGTTTATGAACCCGGTGGCAGAGGACGCGACCGGCCAAAGTTTGGAGCAGGCCAAGGGGCGCCGAATCGAGGAGCTGATGACACTGGTTTCCGAAGCGGACCGGGGCGTGCTTGAAAATCCGATTATCAGCACCCTGAAAAGTCTGGAGGTCACAGCGCTGGAGCGTGCCACGATACTGGTCAATCCGCAGGGAACCGAGTTTCCGGTGGACGACGGCGCCGCGCCCATCATCGACGACGACGGCACCTTGTTCGGCGCGGTCATGGTGTTTCGCGACATCACCGCCCGCCGGGAAATGGAAAATTTACTGCGGGAAAGCGAAGAGCGCTTTCACAGCTCGTTCGAGATGGCCGCGATCGGCATGGCCTTGGTGTCGTTGGACGGCGCTTTTCTGCAAGTCAACAACGCGTTGTGCGACACCTTCGGTTACGGCCGGGCGGAGTTGTTGAGCGGCAGTCTGCGGATGTTGCTGCCGGAAGGCGAGCATCCCTTGCTCGATCAATGCTTGCGTCAACTGTTGGCCGACGAACGGCCCACCTTTCAAATCGAATTGGAATGCACGCACAAAACCGCCGGCAAGCGGGTTTGGACGCTGTGGAGCGCCTCGTTGGTGCGCGGCCCGGACGGCGTGCCGCAATATTTCATCGTGCAGGTCCAGAATATCAGCAACCGCAAATACGCCGAACAGCAACTGATTTACTTGGCCAATCACGATCCGCTGACCGGGCTGCTCAATCGCGATCAATTTCATGCCCGGCTCACTCAAGCGCTGTCGGCCGCCCGCCGGCACGGCAGCAAGCTGGCTTTGATGTTTCTGGATTTGGATCGCTTCAAATTGATTAACGACACCTTGGGCCACCGCTTGGGCGACTTGTTGCTGCAAGCGACCAGCGATCGCTTGAAAAGTACCGTGCGCGGCAACGACGTACTAGCCCGCTTGGGCGGCGACGAATTTATCGTATTGCTGAACGACATCACTCACAGCGACGACGTGGCGCGCATCGCCCAGAAGACCATCGATATCCTGACCCAACCCTTTACGTTGGAAGGCAACGATCTGGTGGTCACCGCCAGCGTCGGCATCAGCGTGTTTCCCGACGACGGTAAAGACAGCCACACC harbors:
- a CDS encoding EAL domain-containing protein, giving the protein MQASKILIVEDEGIIAMDIRRQLEGFGYQVVATAFSGGQAITLANQHKPDLVMMDIVLKGEMDGISAAQAIVESLRIPVIFLTAYSDSATLARAKATGAYGYLIKPFRPDELHASIEVALYKHQLERKLKESEQWFGKTLRCISDAVIATDTDSRVRFMNPVAEDATGQSLEQAKGRRIEELMTLVSEADRGVLENPIISTLKSLEVTALERATILVNPQGTEFPVDDGAAPIIDDDGTLFGAVMVFRDITARREMENLLRESEERFHSSFEMAAIGMALVSLDGAFLQVNNALCDTFGYGRAELLSGSLRMLLPEGEHPLLDQCLRQLLADERPTFQIELECTHKTAGKRVWTLWSASLVRGPDGVPQYFIVQVQNISNRKYAEQQLIYLANHDPLTGLLNRDQFHARLTQALSAARRHGSKLALMFLDLDRFKLINDTLGHRLGDLLLQATSDRLKSTVRGNDVLARLGGDEFIVLLNDITHSDDVARIAQKTIDILTQPFTLEGNDLVVTASVGISVFPDDGKDSHTLLMNADTAMYLAKERGKNNYQFYTLAMTERSLERMTVERGLRRALAERELRLHFQVQIDSVSGLATGAEALVRWQHPEWGLVYPDRFITVAEETGLIVQVGAWVLREACLQAKAWIENGGPFASVAVNVSARQFLEANLFQTVRDILSETGLNPNALELEITESAVMQNPESTLQVLRQFQALGVRLSIDDFGTGYSNLTYLYRFPVQSVKIDRSFVIGLADDGSSKTLVRAIVALAHELRLSVVVEGVETAEQLAFLTAQGCDSLQGYLFSRPVSAEQFSLAFIGAGLRSHLP
- a CDS encoding PAS domain S-box protein — encoded protein: MSTTPHPDNAAPFQAAVLAALAKQYCVLDADGKVVHVSEAWLAFDQAHANAKPALRLGQHYPDLLAAGLTNDRGGQAFYDGILAVLSGSRPEFSLEYAFRTATGQLWFTGRVARFAEPALGAVIVIHENISEYQHLENRFRQAVEAAPNAIVMVNESGCIVMVNAQTELSFGYTRAELIGRAVEMLVPERFRGGHAAFRRAYFADPVSRPMGAGRDLYGRRKDGSEFPVEIGLGLIDSHDETLVLSSIVDITARKRLEHRFRQAVESAPNAIVMVNESGTILMVNAQTETSFGYSRTELLGQPVEVLVPERFRGGHVAARQAYLADPVSRPMGEGRDLFGLRKDGSEFPVEIGLGLIDDENGTIVLSSIVDITERKNAHDRLRQALTEKEVLLKEVYHRVKNNLQVVSSLINLQAASVTNAETADLLQQSADRIKAMALLHEKLYQSKDLAKIDFNEYIRSLVDHLLFGYGAHAGNIAIEMAIDNVFLGVDTAIPCGLIINELLSNALKHAFPGHRAGQVRIAFSLRLGEYCLTIADDGVGLPEALDFKNTGSLGLQLVDTLTHQLLGGMDLNRTAGTAFTLRFPENPQ